The genomic window TTTAAAAGGTATATAGCTTATTATCATTTCAATAATAACAAGCTCTGATATCGATAACAGCAACCTAGCGAAAGAGTGACTTAAGTGATATAACTTAATTATCTTGAAATATTCTCACACAGTTTTGAATATGATGTAATCCCCATAAGACTAACTAAGTGCTCTCATGGGTATAACAAGAAATTAAGGCTTATATTATGAAGTATGATTATTTGCAATCAAACAACAAGCGAGAGGGTTTTACACTCGTTGAATTGATGATAACTATCGCTATTGGAGCAACTTTAATGGCGATAGCGCTGCCAAATTTCAATAGTTTTTTAGTTGAAACACGCGTCGACAATGAAATTTCTCATTTACAAAGACTACTATTAACAGCAAGAAATACCGCCATAAACGCAGAACAATCGGTTACCTTGTGCCCACTTAATGCAAGTAATCGTTGTGATACTAATTGGCAAAACGAAGTCAGTGTTTTTATTGATATAGATGGCGATAAAACTTATGAGCCCGCCACTGACGAAAGAATCGTTGCAGTAAAGGCTAAGATAAAAACTAATGACAAACTTCAGTACGGCCAAGATAGCATTATATACCGACCTACAGGCAACATCACGGGTGGCGTTAGTGCTAGCCCATTTAAATATTGTCCAAAAGACTACCCGGCCAAGTCAAGAGGTATTACAGTAACTACCTCTGGACGTTCATACGTTACCTCTGACACAGATAGCGATGGCATTGATGAAGACCGCTCAGGCAATGAAATTACTTGCAGCTAAGTCTCCTCTTTAACGAGCAGTGTTTTCATCTAATTTTTTTGAAAGAGCATTGGAAAAATCATCATTTGATTTAACACATTCTTTTACTCGATGAACTTGCTGCTTTTGCTTTGAAAAGCCAGTCGCTATTTTTTTGCCGACTAACCAATCAGGATATTTTGCCAGTTTATTGGACCCAATAATGCCAAAATGAATAATGTCGTTACCGCCCATTAGTTCAACATGACATTTAATCTTAATTTTTGTCGATTTGTCTGTCGTCTTTGCCACGCTATCAATACTTATAAAAAGTAGACTTACAAAAAGTAGACTTACAAAAAGTAAGTTGAGCGCTAAGCAATGCTTAAATAAAAATTTCATCATATTACTCCCAGCAATTGGTTGATGTTGCAGCTTTCTTACCCGTATCAGTGATAGATAACGTTAAACAAGACGAGTCATTTGTCGCTTGCGTTCCTCTAGCCGATGCGGTCAATGTGTAAGTTCCCCCTACAACGGAAGCATCTATGCTATAAAACCCAGAATCCGTTATGTAAGGATCTGCAAGCGTACCTAATTTTTTCATATCTGTGGTATATGCTCGATGATCAATAAAATACTGTTCTTGCAAACTTGCTAAGCGCAATAATTCACGTTGACCCTCGCTACGATTTGCCCTTGAAATATTATCAATATATGACGGATAAGCAATCGAAGCTAGAATACCCACTACAGCAACCGATATCATTAGCTCAAGCAAAGTAAAACCTTTAACTCGCCCTTTATTTTCACTCACTATCATTAATTTGACTCCGTTACATAAAGGTATATTCTTGACGTTTCTAGGCTAACGCCTAACGGAATAATTTTCCCAGCTAATAGTTTTATCGTGGCAATCACTTCTGCTTCCTCTTCAACAGGCGGACAATCGCCTTCGCAAGGTTCTTGAGGCGCTTTTGGGTCTTTAGTAATAATAATTGAAGGAGTATCAGGAATGCCCGCCGCTATTTCCCATGTTCTCCAGTCATAGACAGTCGTGCCAAGCGCTAAGTCCACCGCATATAAAATACCAGAACCATCACTTAATTCACAACTGTCAGGATCTGCAGAGACCGCGGCAGGCGTAAATGAAGTGAAGTAAGCAACGCCATTAATAACAATGGCTGAGGCCGTATTTTTCTCACCATCACCAACGAAATCCATAAACCAACCTTTTTTATTACCAACGTTTATTTCGAGTGTCTGCAGATTTTCGGCAGTCAATGCCTGGCCAAACGGGTTGTTAGTGTAGTCATAAAGATCTGTCGCTAAAATAGCAACGGGTATTGCCAATTGTGGGTGCGTAGGTGAAGCAACAAATGATGTGGTTACAATATTGGCATCTTTAATCATGAAAAATTTATCGTCAGTATCATTGGCCGCAGGTGTTGAACGGTCGCCACTACCAATAAGTATCGCTTCGTAGGGTCTTTCCTGTTTTGTTACCACGGTTGAACTAATACCATTAGCATCAACTAATGTAGTTTCTATCGTGTCTGAAATATACGTTCTAGCAATTGAAGGTTCGCTAAAAAAACGGCGATCTGTCGCATGAGTTGTTCCACCCAACTCAGCTAATTTAAAAGCAGTCCACGGCGATGTTCCACTAAAGGGAGCATTGCCTGGCATATCAACACGCCAAAAATTTCCACCTGTATCGCCAAAATAAAGACGATCGGTTAAGCCATCAGAATCGCTGTCTAAGATAGCGAGGCTAGAAGGCACGCTATCAGTTATCTCAGTAAATTGAGTATTAGTCGCACTCGTTGCATCAGGGCTTAAACTCCATTTTAGTACACCTGTTTCTGCGTCGACCATATATACAGCTCGGCCTAAGGTATCATCTGCACCAACGGTTAAGTTATCTTTAGTTGTGTCATACCCGCCAGCAAAAAAAAGTACAGGTTTTGGTGTACCATTTACTATATTAAGCGCTGAAAACCCTATTTTAGGTTGCGACCATGATTGTCCTAAATGGCTAAATCCTGGTGAGCTTGCATCTAGATGCCACAATAACTTAGGAGTATCTGGGTCACTAACATCCATAGCATAATATGAAGAGCCACCACGACGTAAACCAAAAAATATCCACGCTTTATCTCCACTTGCGCTATCAATAGATCCATCACCATTGACGTCCAGTAAGTATGAAACGGCTGGGCTGTCTATGCCGTATGATTTACCTGATGACGTAAAGTTTTCACGTAAAGTTTTTATTTTTGAAAAAAATTCTTTAGGCATAAAAGCCCAATTTTCATCAACTGTTGCTCCATTATCGTCAAACATATGTAAAACGCCGGCATTGGTGCCAACGATTATGCGAATATCTTGATCATTACTTGCACCACCATAATTAATAACTAATGGTTTAGAGTGCAGTGGGTCACCAAAAACATCACTACGAATATCTGTGGTTGAACTATCGTTGTCTTCATCATCAACGTCAATTCCCTTGGCCCAATTGATCATGTTATCAATTTCATCAATTTCTGTAACCAATTCACTTGCTAGCGTCGCTTCGTCACCGTAGGATGTTGCGGCATTCGTTCGTGTTAGTGGCATTAAGGCACCATCAACCCCAATATCACTGACAATAACGCGCGTAGATTTAGTACGTAACATTTCAGCTACGCCACCTTTTTTAACATCGTTACCATCTGGATTGGTATCTGTGCTCCAAAAGGTTTTGGCATTTTTTGAAATATTGCCATTATCATCAATAGCACCAGCACCCGTTCTATCGACTTGCTGGCCATCGGTCACTTTAAGTTTTTTTAAATTTCCTTGCCACCTTGCACCATGATCAGGAACGAACATCGCATAATAAACTGAATCTAACGTTTCAGTTCTATCAAAATTATTTGAGGCAACCGAAGGAGCTGTAAAGCTAGTATTCACTTCCAAAATATTGGTTAATGCCGATTGAAGTGAAGCCAGTAAGGCACTGGGATCTTTAGCCGGGTAATATTGCCCCCCCCCAATTTTGCAGCTTCACGTAATAACGCTCCCGCATCATCAATAGCATCTTGGCCAAACCCTATAGTAAAGAGTGTTGATGATTGCACATCAGGTAAGGTGCTATGTAAATCATGGGTGTGCATCCAACCCGCAAGTGCCGCTAAATAGTTGTTAGTACCGTTAACGTTAAACGGTAGGCCGATATCAGGTAAGCTTTGAATATAAGTGTTAGCGGCAAGATCCCTAGTCGGCTCACCATCTGTAATCATAATCACATAAACTTCATTAGTACATGAATTAAAGGGTGATTGATAAACCCCCTCATCTTCAATTGAGGTATCTCTTGGCGGTGTATTACCACGATAAGTATTACCATCATAATTTGAATCATTATCACCAAAATCTACTGACATACCTCCAAAGTAGCGCGAAGCCTCATAAAGTGATTCACATAATGGCGTATTCGTTTCACCATCAATATCTAAATCAATAATATTTACTAATTCAGCGCGAGCTGCTGCGGTCATTTCTTGGATACCAAAAACAATTCTGCCACCATCGCGAACAAATTCGCCAGAATGATTATAATTAAAAACTTGTAAACCAAAATCAACAGAAGGTGCCGATTCAATTAAATCAGTAACCGTATCTTGTGCTATTTCTAAACGGGTGCGATTAACCTGCTCAAGCGTTTCACTGTTTGCCCAACGCAAATAGTTGTCGGTATAAAGTGTAACAACCTCACCCGACCAAATAACATTTGAATTATTGGCGTTTGCCGTATAATAAACAGGACTTTCTTTCGAACCCTCACCATCGATGGGAAAGCCATCGGGTAAATCAACGACAGAACCGTTATTTGTTTTTATACCTGCATTAACCTCAGGGTTTGCAGGCACTAAATTAACATCATCTTCGCAGTCAATTACCTCAATATTAGCGCCATTGTTATCGGGGATCTCTTGCCAACTTCCTGAGTTTCCTTGAAAAGCATATTCACGAATGTGTCCGGTATAAAAGCCAACAGATGCTAAACGTTCACGGGCAGTTGCACAGCTATTAATAGCATCAAGAAAACGGCGCCTTTCATGAGAACTATCGGGAACAAGGGAAGAAGAGCCATCAATGCCACCTCGAGTAAAATAAATAAATTTATCTGATAAGGAGTTATCGCTTCCAACCGCGGGGTAAACTGTATTAGGATCATAAGGTTCATCGACTGACTCTAAACTATTCATGCTGCCAGAATTATCAAAAATAATCAGTACTTGTGGTTTATTACCGGTACGCTGTGCTGCATCACCAATATACAGTTCGATATCTTCACTATAAGAAGCAAGAGATGTAAATATCAATGCGCTACATAATAATAATTTTTTCATGATCAATTCCCCACATTAAGTAGTTGTTGCGATACACCAGAATTAACTTCTATGGTGCTTTTGTTGGTGCGACCATACAGTCGAGTGACCTGCACTTTAAGTACATTACACTTAAATACCTGTACGGAAGAAGCTGCTCGAGAGTGGGGGCAATCGGCTGCAATCTTATACGGATTAGCCAGTGTAATTTCTGCACTGGTATTACTTGCACTACTCACTACGGGTGAGAGTGGAAATTTGGCGATTTCAGAAGCAAAAGCATTGGTTCCACTTATTTGCGTGACTTCTTTATAAATAACTTCATCAATAGTACTAACCGCTTCTTGGGTAGCAACCACCTTTTCTTCACTTGCTCCTGACATTTTCATATCAATAGTGGTATTTTGCATTAAAGCGGCAGCAACAGCGGTTAAAGCAATCAAAAAAACTAGTGAAACGATTAGCACAACACCGCTTTGTTTGTGACCTAGTTTTAAATTACCAGAATAAATTAAACAACGGTTTCTTATAACTTTTATGGCCATGAGTCGACCCTCGCATTGTAAAGTGTGATGGTAGAGCTAAATAATAAACGTCGATAATTATCCCCTTTACCTTCACCATCGATAAAGTTGATAGGAAGATCACCAAGCTGATAAGTGTTAAGATTTTCATAATCTCTGTCAGGCAAGATATTTCGCGCTAAGACAAAAATCTTTACGGCAAGTATCCGTACATTACTTTCATTATCCCAGTAAGCTGTTGTCATGTTATCTGCAGAAATAAAAGCATTGACGATACCGTTGTTGGTCGTATCTACACCGTACATAAAACGGATGTATTCAATGCCTTCAACGACCATATCAAGATTCATCACCGAAGCTTTATTTTGTAATCGACCTTGCACTAGAACCGGC from Colwellia sp. PAMC 20917 includes these protein-coding regions:
- a CDS encoding GspH/FimT family pseudopilin translates to MKYDYLQSNNKREGFTLVELMITIAIGATLMAIALPNFNSFLVETRVDNEISHLQRLLLTARNTAINAEQSVTLCPLNASNRCDTNWQNEVSVFIDIDGDKTYEPATDERIVAVKAKIKTNDKLQYGQDSIIYRPTGNITGGVSASPFKYCPKDYPAKSRGITVTTSGRSYVTSDTDSDGIDEDRSGNEITCS
- a CDS encoding pilus assembly protein is translated as MNTSFTAPSVASNNFDRTETLDSVYYAMFVPDHGARWQGNLKKLKVTDGQQVDRTGAGAIDDNGNISKNAKTFWSTDTNPDGNDVKKGGVAEMLRTKSTRVIVSDIGVDGALMPLTRTNAATSYGDEATLASELVTEIDEIDNMINWAKGIDVDDEDNDSSTTDIRSDVFGDPLHSKPLVINYGGASNDQDIRIIVGTNAGVLHMFDDNGATVDENWAFMPKEFFSKIKTLRENFTSSGKSYGIDSPAVSYLLDVNGDGSIDSASGDKAWIFFGLRRGGSSYYAMDVSDPDTPKLLWHLDASSPGFSHLGQSWSQPKIGFSALNIVNGTPKPVLFFAGGYDTTKDNLTVGADDTLGRAVYMVDAETGVLKWSLSPDATSATNTQFTEITDSVPSSLAILDSDSDGLTDRLYFGDTGGNFWRVDMPGNAPFSGTSPWTAFKLAELGGTTHATDRRFFSEPSIARTYISDTIETTLVDANGISSTVVTKQERPYEAILIGSGDRSTPAANDTDDKFFMIKDANIVTTSFVASPTHPQLAIPVAILATDLYDYTNNPFGQALTAENLQTLEINVGNKKGWFMDFVGDGEKNTASAIVINGVAYFTSFTPAAVSADPDSCELSDGSGILYAVDLALGTTVYDWRTWEIAAGIPDTPSIIITKDPKAPQEPCEGDCPPVEEEAEVIATIKLLAGKIIPLGVSLETSRIYLYVTESN
- a CDS encoding pilus assembly PilX family protein; its protein translation is MAIKVIRNRCLIYSGNLKLGHKQSGVVLIVSLVFLIALTAVAAALMQNTTIDMKMSGASEEKVVATQEAVSTIDEVIYKEVTQISGTNAFASEIAKFPLSPVVSSASNTSAEITLANPYKIAADCPHSRAASSVQVFKCNVLKVQVTRLYGRTNKSTIEVNSGVSQQLLNVGN
- a CDS encoding type IV pilin protein, with product MIVSENKGRVKGFTLLELMISVAVVGILASIAYPSYIDNISRANRSEGQRELLRLASLQEQYFIDHRAYTTDMKKLGTLADPYITDSGFYSIDASVVGGTYTLTASARGTQATNDSSCLTLSITDTGKKAATSTNCWE
- a CDS encoding TapY2 family type IVa secretion system protein — its product is MMKFLFKHCLALNLLFVSLLFVSLLFISIDSVAKTTDKSTKIKIKCHVELMGGNDIIHFGIIGSNKLAKYPDWLVGKKIATGFSKQKQQVHRVKECVKSNDDFSNALSKKLDENTAR